TTGTCATGCGACACGTCCTTACGATCTCAAGCGACAGTCAAATACCAGGCCCCTGATGCGGCAACCCGTTAAAAAGAATATGGGGGCGCATTTGGCAGGGCGCAAGGGCTATGCGCGATCATGGCTAACCCCTATATTCAACGGACCGACGCCAAACGGAATCACCTGCCCATGACCGACCCCCAAGATCTGTCGATGAAAAACGACGATGTGCTGCGCGTGGAACTGGAAGTGTTCCGGCGCGAGCACCGGGATCTGGACGAGGCCATTCATGCGCTTGTGGATCGCAAAACCGGCGATCAACTGACCCTTCAGCGGCTGAAAAAGCGCAAACTGCGGCTAAAGGATCTGATTGCCCAGATCGAAGACCGTCTGACCCCTGATATCATTGCCTAAAGCGCCGGTGTTGCATTGCCACGGCGGGCCGCTTGGCTATAGTGCCGCTTCTTCAAATTTCTAATCAAAGGCCCAGTTTCATGACCACCCCCCCTGTCGGTATTATCATGGGATCTCAGTCGGACTGGGCCACCATGCGCGAGGCGGCAACGCTGCTTGATGAATTGGGCATCGCATATGAAACGCGGATCGTTTCTGCGCATCGCACCCCCGACCGGCTTTGGGACTATGGCAAAACGGCGGTGGACCGCGGCTTGCAGGTGATCA
This window of the Sulfitobacter mediterraneus genome carries:
- a CDS encoding YdcH family protein — its product is MTDPQDLSMKNDDVLRVELEVFRREHRDLDEAIHALVDRKTGDQLTLQRLKKRKLRLKDLIAQIEDRLTPDIIA